A single region of the Salipaludibacillus sp. LMS25 genome encodes:
- the phnE gene encoding phosphonate ABC transporter, permease protein PhnE yields the protein MTPYMNQKKQLTKAIYISLFLFIFIVSLLQIGILDSRLFEAASRVESLLISMFPPVISEPIDIAGAAMESLQVTIMGTLWGMIFSIVLAMFAAKNVAPHISISYGVKAFAAFVRAVPALIWALLFIVAVGLGPTPGILALAVNSVGMLVKVYAEAIEEIDHGVIDALKATGASKFQLVMQGVIPSVMSSIISWSIFRFDINIRYAAVLGVVGAGGIGWELVRASRIMAYDEVLGITLVIFAMILCAELLTRYLKMKSDMVTLKAME from the coding sequence ATGACACCTTATATGAATCAAAAAAAACAGCTGACGAAGGCGATATATATTAGCTTGTTTCTCTTTATTTTTATAGTTAGTCTCTTGCAAATCGGTATTTTGGATAGTCGCCTATTTGAAGCTGCATCAAGAGTGGAATCTTTGCTCATTAGTATGTTCCCTCCAGTTATTTCTGAGCCGATTGACATTGCTGGAGCTGCGATGGAATCTCTTCAAGTAACGATAATGGGGACACTGTGGGGGATGATATTTTCCATCGTGTTAGCAATGTTTGCCGCTAAAAATGTAGCGCCTCATATAAGTATCAGTTACGGGGTTAAAGCATTTGCTGCCTTTGTGAGAGCGGTCCCTGCGTTAATATGGGCGTTACTCTTTATCGTGGCCGTAGGCCTTGGCCCGACACCTGGCATATTAGCTCTTGCTGTCAACAGTGTTGGTATGCTGGTAAAGGTATACGCTGAAGCGATTGAAGAAATTGATCATGGTGTTATTGATGCGCTGAAAGCAACGGGCGCCTCTAAGTTTCAACTCGTTATGCAAGGTGTCATTCCGAGTGTCATGTCTAGTATCATTTCCTGGTCAATCTTTAGGTTTGATATTAATATTCGATATGCGGCTGTATTAGGAGTGGTTGGAGCAGGGGGAATTGGTTGGGAGTTAGTCCGAGCCTCCCGTATTATGGCATATGATGAGGTGCTTGGCATTACCCTCGTTATTTTTGCCATGATTTTATGTGCTGAACTTCTAACACGTTATTTAAAGATGAAATCTGATATGGTCACGTTAAAAGCAATGGAATAG
- the nagB gene encoding glucosamine-6-phosphate deaminase, translating into MEIIKVANYEAMSVQGAHHILTHLITKQINVLGLATGGTPEGLYRTLREKINEKALSLNHLHTVNLDEYIGLPADSPASYHHYMHDIFFKYIAIPTENTHLPNGNAPDVVEECAHYEKVIESLGGVDLQLLGIGHNGHIGFNEPGSPFNGRTRIVDLAPSTIEANARYFSSKKDVPRQAITMGIENIMESRHILLLASGKEKADAVKALIEGNVSEEIPATILQHHPNLTIIADEAALSSVTRALPTI; encoded by the coding sequence ATGGAAATTATAAAAGTGGCAAACTATGAGGCAATGAGTGTTCAAGGAGCACATCATATTTTAACGCACTTAATAACGAAACAAATAAATGTTCTTGGATTAGCCACAGGAGGAACACCTGAAGGCTTATACCGGACTTTACGCGAAAAAATCAACGAAAAGGCGTTATCGCTCAATCACCTTCATACTGTGAATTTAGATGAATATATCGGTTTACCTGCGGACTCACCAGCTAGCTATCATCATTATATGCATGATATTTTTTTTAAATATATCGCTATTCCTACAGAGAATACACACCTGCCAAACGGAAATGCTCCTGATGTGGTGGAGGAATGTGCTCACTATGAGAAGGTAATTGAAAGCCTTGGAGGCGTGGATTTACAGTTACTTGGAATCGGGCACAACGGCCATATCGGATTTAATGAGCCTGGGAGTCCCTTTAATGGGCGGACAAGAATAGTTGATTTAGCTCCTTCCACTATTGAAGCAAATGCCCGGTATTTTTCTTCAAAAAAGGATGTGCCACGACAAGCCATCACGATGGGCATTGAAAACATTATGGAAAGCAGACATATTTTACTCCTGGCATCGGGCAAGGAAAAAGCGGATGCCGTGAAAGCTTTAATAGAAGGTAATGTATCAGAAGAAATACCAGCTACCATTTTACAGCATCATCCAAATTTAACAATTATCGCTGATGAAGCAGCGTTAAGTAGCGTAACCCGAGCCCTCCCAACCATTTAA
- a CDS encoding phosphate/phosphite/phosphonate ABC transporter substrate-binding protein, whose amino-acid sequence MLKFYLSLTAFIMLMIMSACGENSEPSAAETESSEGNNDAVEAAGDKREGWPETFIFGLLPIEDQGELMKRHEPLITYLEDELGIDVEFYNATSYTALIEAMANGHLHASTFGPFAYLVAHERANGEAFAIPVNEEGGTVEDIYYYAQMITLEEHNIDALADIEGQSLAYADPASASGHLFPKAMLINELGLTLDNVDEFPSDVVFSGSHEASLYSVLNGDVKTAGVCSTCIELVFERVEDHENFDQLKVFHESEPIPGGPYVIQGDLPDSFKQAVKEAFLTMEDSEVGQEFLEANEYHGGFFEIDHDTYDVVQETAEALGMSPEELLE is encoded by the coding sequence ATGTTAAAGTTTTATTTAAGTTTAACTGCTTTTATCATGTTAATGATCATGTCTGCGTGTGGAGAAAATTCTGAACCCTCTGCTGCCGAAACAGAAAGCAGTGAGGGAAATAATGATGCAGTGGAAGCAGCAGGTGATAAGCGTGAAGGATGGCCAGAAACGTTCATTTTTGGCCTTTTGCCGATAGAAGATCAAGGGGAGTTAATGAAGCGTCATGAGCCGTTAATCACCTATTTAGAAGATGAGCTAGGTATCGATGTGGAATTTTACAATGCTACGAGCTATACAGCTCTCATTGAGGCGATGGCAAATGGTCATCTGCATGCCTCTACCTTCGGGCCTTTCGCATATCTAGTAGCGCATGAAAGAGCGAATGGTGAAGCGTTTGCTATTCCTGTAAATGAAGAAGGGGGAACGGTAGAAGATATTTATTACTATGCGCAAATGATTACCCTGGAGGAGCATAACATTGACGCTCTAGCAGACATTGAAGGTCAATCATTAGCATATGCCGATCCTGCATCAGCATCAGGTCATCTCTTTCCAAAAGCGATGTTAATTAATGAACTAGGTTTAACGTTAGATAATGTGGATGAGTTCCCTTCTGACGTGGTGTTCTCAGGAAGTCATGAAGCCTCACTTTACTCTGTTTTAAATGGTGATGTAAAAACTGCTGGCGTGTGTAGCACATGCATAGAACTTGTATTTGAAAGAGTTGAAGACCATGAAAATTTTGATCAATTGAAAGTTTTTCATGAGTCAGAACCAATTCCAGGCGGTCCTTATGTGATTCAAGGAGATTTACCTGATTCTTTTAAACAAGCGGTTAAGGAAGCCTTTTTAACAATGGAAGACAGCGAGGTAGGACAAGAATTTCTTGAAGCAAATGAGTATCATGGCGGCTTTTTTGAAATCGATCATGACACATACGATGTTGTTCAAGAAACAGCAGAAGCTCTAGGAATGAGTCCGGAAGAATTGTTGGAATAA
- the cspD gene encoding cold-shock protein CspD, which produces MTGKVKWFNSEKGFGFIEREDGDDVFVHFSAIQDEGFKTLEEGQEVEFEIVEGNRGPQASNVVKL; this is translated from the coding sequence ATGACAGGCAAAGTAAAATGGTTTAACTCAGAAAAAGGTTTTGGATTTATCGAGCGTGAAGATGGTGATGACGTATTCGTACACTTCTCAGCTATCCAAGATGAAGGTTTTAAAACTTTAGAAGAAGGTCAAGAAGTAGAATTCGAAATCGTCGAAGGAAACCGTGGACCACAAGCTTCTAACGTTGTTAAACTTTAA
- a CDS encoding HAD family hydrolase, with product MGIKALFIDMDGTLLTRDNSISPRNLAVLQHLKQQGMHVFLATGRQMDITFPYHQMLGLSTPMICLNGAAIYESFSLDPLLIRTLTLEPLLHELVVSCPGNVIIHSVEGMYCKRMDNVVKRWITEGRKEPVYIGDLKHVKPENALKYSIMTGFPGTSFDYYFVDNNDVIRWQDGIEIVPKGVSKWSAMQYVMNKYHLSNDMVMAFGDGPNDSEMLREAGTGVAMGNATDEVKRAADFVTGHHEQDGLADFIEKHLLKPFAAHRY from the coding sequence GTGGGAATTAAAGCGCTGTTTATTGATATGGATGGTACCCTTTTAACACGGGATAACAGTATATCGCCGAGAAACTTGGCTGTTCTCCAACACTTAAAACAGCAAGGCATGCATGTGTTTCTTGCCACAGGACGGCAAATGGACATTACATTTCCATATCATCAAATGCTCGGCTTATCCACTCCGATGATTTGCCTTAACGGAGCCGCTATTTATGAGTCGTTTTCGCTAGATCCCCTCTTGATTAGGACACTAACTCTTGAGCCATTATTACATGAGTTAGTAGTAAGTTGCCCAGGTAATGTCATTATCCACAGCGTAGAGGGAATGTATTGCAAAAGAATGGATAACGTCGTTAAACGATGGATAACTGAAGGACGGAAAGAACCAGTATATATAGGAGATTTAAAACATGTCAAACCGGAAAATGCTTTAAAATATAGTATTATGACAGGGTTCCCTGGCACTTCTTTCGACTATTATTTTGTGGACAATAATGACGTCATTAGATGGCAGGACGGCATAGAAATTGTGCCAAAAGGAGTATCAAAATGGTCGGCAATGCAATATGTGATGAATAAATATCATCTTTCAAATGACATGGTGATGGCTTTTGGTGACGGCCCAAATGATAGTGAGATGCTTCGGGAAGCTGGTACAGGTGTGGCGATGGGAAATGCAACAGATGAAGTGAAACGTGCCGCAGACTTTGTGACAGGCCATCATGAACAGGACGGGCTTGCAGACTTTATCGAAAAACATCTGCTTAAACCCTTTGCTGCGCATAGATATTAA
- the nagA gene encoding N-acetylglucosamine-6-phosphate deacetylase yields MMKTIYFNNAILYSETDLIKEPVISIENNQIMSIKTKSEVPSIDEEIKFNESEPVAIVPGFIDIHIHGAAGADVMDGEKEALQTMRTALPAEGTTSFLATTITQQHEAKLQALKTIKNVIVQQDKRGADILGVHLEGPFISKKRAGAQPSEFIQQADNHLFQEFQEASGHHIKLVTMAPEEDPDGELISLLCEQQVIPSIGHSNATYDEVVKAIEKGMSQVTHLFNGMKGVHHRDLGVAGAALLHDELMTELIVDGIHVSPPMVKLAYKSKGADNIILITDAMRAKGMAQGESTLGGQKVIVNHDRATLEDGTLAGSILKMNNAIKNMMSYTGCSLKEAVQMASLNPAKQLRIDDRKGSLAVGKDADFTVLSPAMTVLQTYVMGEKVFG; encoded by the coding sequence ATGATGAAAACAATCTATTTTAATAATGCCATTTTATATAGTGAAACGGACCTCATAAAAGAGCCAGTCATTTCAATTGAGAACAACCAAATTATGTCTATCAAAACCAAGTCGGAAGTTCCTTCCATTGATGAGGAGATTAAATTTAATGAGTCTGAGCCTGTAGCGATCGTGCCAGGTTTTATTGATATACATATACACGGAGCCGCAGGTGCTGATGTTATGGATGGGGAAAAAGAGGCCTTACAAACAATGAGAACGGCCCTTCCAGCAGAAGGAACCACTTCTTTTTTAGCTACAACCATCACGCAACAACATGAGGCAAAGCTTCAGGCACTGAAGACTATAAAGAACGTTATCGTACAACAAGATAAACGAGGGGCAGACATTCTAGGTGTCCACCTTGAAGGGCCGTTTATTTCTAAAAAACGAGCAGGAGCCCAGCCGAGTGAATTTATTCAGCAGGCTGATAATCACCTTTTTCAAGAATTTCAAGAAGCAAGTGGACATCATATTAAGCTTGTGACGATGGCACCGGAAGAGGATCCAGATGGCGAGCTTATATCTTTGCTATGTGAACAGCAAGTCATTCCTTCAATAGGTCACTCCAATGCCACGTATGACGAGGTGGTCAAGGCTATCGAGAAAGGCATGTCCCAAGTCACCCACCTTTTTAACGGAATGAAAGGCGTGCACCATCGGGATTTAGGTGTGGCCGGTGCCGCACTATTGCATGATGAGTTAATGACGGAGCTTATTGTGGACGGTATTCATGTTTCCCCACCGATGGTTAAACTCGCTTACAAATCAAAGGGGGCGGATAACATTATTTTAATTACGGATGCTATGAGAGCAAAAGGTATGGCGCAAGGAGAATCTACATTAGGCGGCCAAAAAGTAATCGTGAATCACGATAGAGCTACTTTAGAAGACGGGACTTTAGCCGGAAGTATTTTGAAAATGAATAACGCTATAAAAAATATGATGAGTTATACAGGCTGTTCTTTAAAAGAGGCAGTGCAAATGGCCTCATTAAACCCTGCTAAACAGCTGCGTATCGATGATCGGAAAGGCAGTCTAGCCGTTGGGAAAGACGCAGATTTCACCGTATTATCCCCTGCAATGACAGTGTTACAAACGTATGTAATGGGTGAAAAGGTATTTGGCTAA
- the phnC gene encoding phosphonate ABC transporter ATP-binding protein, giving the protein MQETLLEVKNLTMVFPDGTEALKGINVTIKKGELVSIIGPSGAGKSTLMRSLNLLNKPTGGSISFAGENVLAAKGRQLRHIRRRIGMVFQHFNLVKRSPAYLNVLHGRLGYVSAIKGGLGRFSEADTRDALEILRRVGLEDHAFKRADELSGGQQQRVGIARAIAQSPSLLLADEPIASLDPSSSKNVMSYLKSVCQEEGLTSIVNLHQVEFAKQFADRIIGVKAGEIVFDGTPKELTDGITDYLYYSA; this is encoded by the coding sequence ATGCAAGAAACACTATTAGAGGTAAAGAACCTCACCATGGTTTTTCCCGATGGCACTGAAGCATTAAAAGGCATTAACGTCACGATAAAAAAGGGTGAGCTTGTTTCAATTATCGGGCCGAGTGGGGCAGGGAAAAGCACACTTATGAGATCGCTCAATCTTCTTAATAAGCCGACTGGAGGGAGTATTTCTTTCGCAGGTGAAAATGTCCTAGCTGCTAAAGGTCGGCAATTACGGCACATTCGCAGGAGGATTGGGATGGTCTTTCAGCATTTTAATCTCGTTAAACGTTCCCCAGCCTATTTAAATGTTCTGCATGGACGTCTTGGCTATGTATCCGCAATTAAAGGTGGTTTAGGACGGTTTTCTGAAGCAGATACGCGGGATGCATTAGAGATCTTACGACGGGTTGGTTTGGAAGATCATGCGTTTAAACGGGCGGATGAACTATCTGGAGGTCAACAGCAACGGGTGGGGATAGCACGAGCAATTGCGCAATCACCCTCATTACTATTGGCTGATGAACCGATTGCGAGTCTTGATCCATCTTCTTCTAAAAATGTCATGTCCTATTTAAAAAGTGTCTGTCAGGAAGAGGGCCTGACGTCAATCGTAAATCTTCACCAAGTAGAGTTTGCAAAGCAATTTGCAGATAGAATTATTGGTGTGAAGGCAGGAGAAATAGTGTTTGACGGAACACCAAAAGAATTAACGGATGGCATCACTGACTATCTTTATTATTCCGCTTAA
- the phnE gene encoding phosphonate ABC transporter, permease protein PhnE: MSSLAKQLTHPIKEEKRDLMPELKRRRKMVSKNRGVIWTIITALIVWAWHGTGFNLSFIYTGAANMTAFIFTELLPPDFSAAGRYIQPALQTLYMSFVGMVFAVVFSLVLGFMAAKNTSFHPVLAFSSRAFIAFLRAIPAIIWGTTLVVAFGIGPLAGTLALGLSGIGVLGKAFADVLEEIDSAQVEAVKATGATWFQTMGQGVWPQFKTGFVAWSLYKMDLNIREAAVLGLIGAGGIGYTLQGNINLFQYKQASVGIIMIFALILLVEFTTAKIREKLL, translated from the coding sequence ATGAGCTCTTTAGCCAAACAACTCACTCATCCAATAAAGGAAGAAAAGCGAGACTTAATGCCTGAATTAAAACGACGAAGGAAAATGGTATCAAAAAACCGTGGGGTTATTTGGACGATTATAACGGCTTTAATTGTATGGGCTTGGCATGGCACAGGGTTTAATCTTTCATTTATATACACCGGTGCTGCGAATATGACCGCGTTTATATTTACAGAATTACTGCCACCAGATTTTTCAGCTGCCGGTCGTTATATCCAGCCAGCTCTCCAAACCTTATATATGAGCTTCGTAGGCATGGTGTTTGCTGTCGTTTTTTCACTTGTACTTGGATTTATGGCTGCGAAAAATACGTCATTTCATCCTGTATTAGCGTTTAGTTCAAGAGCATTTATTGCTTTTTTACGAGCGATTCCCGCCATCATTTGGGGGACGACCCTTGTCGTTGCGTTTGGGATCGGGCCACTAGCTGGTACCCTTGCATTAGGACTTTCAGGCATTGGTGTTTTAGGAAAAGCATTTGCTGATGTTCTGGAAGAGATTGATAGCGCCCAAGTGGAAGCAGTAAAAGCCACTGGTGCTACTTGGTTTCAAACAATGGGGCAAGGTGTGTGGCCTCAGTTTAAGACAGGGTTTGTGGCATGGTCGCTATATAAAATGGATTTAAATATTCGCGAAGCGGCTGTTTTAGGCTTAATAGGTGCAGGGGGCATTGGCTATACCCTTCAAGGGAATATCAATTTGTTTCAATATAAACAAGCGAGTGTCGGTATTATCATGATCTTCGCTCTCATCTTACTTGTAGAATTTACGACGGCTAAAATAAGGGAGAAGTTATTATGA
- a CDS encoding LacI family DNA-binding transcriptional regulator: MVTINDIADLAGVSRTTVSRVLNSSGYVSEKARNKVLKVIEQTGYVPSEHAKSLRTKKTKVIGVLLPKVSTETVSRIVEGIEYVLSENGYHILLASANLVASKELEHLQLLQSRRVEGIILVATNTNDELVQTIQSLTIPVTALGQNLPGISCVLYKDYQAAYDVVSLLIKKGHTRIGFIGVDEADPAVGIERKKAYYDCMKQAGLNVKEGWVQKGVFNIDSGAAAMERMLKNSAVQPTAIFAVTDRLAVGAMQTLKQEGISVPEEMAVMSIGASDLSEYVTPPLATVNYFHEKAGRETAKLMLNQIHTKDTAIKKISMDYRLIERDSLL; this comes from the coding sequence ATGGTAACGATAAATGATATTGCAGATTTAGCGGGCGTGTCACGAACGACAGTCTCCCGTGTTCTAAATAGTTCTGGTTATGTGAGCGAAAAAGCAAGGAATAAAGTATTAAAGGTCATTGAACAAACGGGTTATGTTCCTAGTGAGCATGCCAAGTCATTACGTACGAAGAAAACGAAGGTTATCGGTGTCCTTTTACCAAAAGTAAGTACGGAAACAGTCAGTCGCATTGTAGAGGGAATTGAGTATGTGCTAAGTGAAAATGGCTACCATATTTTACTTGCCAGCGCCAATTTAGTAGCTTCGAAAGAATTAGAACATTTACAGTTGTTACAAAGCAGACGTGTAGAGGGGATAATTTTAGTAGCCACAAACACAAATGATGAGTTAGTTCAAACGATTCAAAGTTTGACTATACCTGTTACAGCATTGGGACAAAACCTCCCAGGTATTTCATGTGTTCTTTATAAAGACTACCAAGCCGCTTACGATGTTGTCTCGCTGCTCATAAAAAAGGGCCATACGCGTATTGGCTTTATAGGTGTGGATGAAGCGGACCCAGCAGTGGGAATTGAAAGAAAAAAGGCTTACTATGATTGTATGAAACAGGCAGGATTGAATGTGAAAGAAGGCTGGGTGCAAAAAGGTGTGTTTAATATTGACTCAGGGGCTGCCGCGATGGAACGTATGCTCAAAAACTCAGCTGTGCAACCGACAGCTATTTTCGCAGTGACAGATCGCTTAGCAGTAGGGGCGATGCAAACATTAAAACAAGAAGGCATCTCTGTTCCAGAAGAGATGGCTGTTATGAGCATTGGTGCTTCGGATTTATCTGAATATGTGACACCACCGTTAGCAACAGTGAATTATTTCCATGAGAAGGCAGGAAGGGAAACAGCTAAGCTCATGCTAAATCAAATTCACACAAAAGACACTGCTATAAAAAAAATTTCGATGGACTATAGACTTATTGAAAGAGATAGTTTATTATAG
- a CDS encoding sucrose-specific PTS transporter subunit IIBC, which translates to MSDENRQIAKEIIEAIGGQDNISSVAHCATRLRIMLKDKEKASQEKVEEIDKVKGAFYNAGQFQIIFGTGTVNRIYEQVIGLGAPESSTSEQKNEAKKQGTPIQRMLRTFGDIFVPIIPVLVATGLFMGLRGLITRPEILGLFGTTPDDIPANFLLYTQVLTDTAFAFLPALIAWSTFRVFGGSPVLGIVLGLMLVNPGLPNAYEVGEGEANPLMFLGFIPVIGYQGSVLPAFIAGILGAKLEKWLRQRIPEALDLILTPFLTLLIMITAALFIIGPIFSFVESGIMAGTLVVLELPLGLSGLIVGGLHQVIVITGVHHIFNLLEIQLINQNDLNPFNALITAAIAAQGGATLAVGLKTKSKKLKALALPSSFSAFLGITEPAIFGVNLRYIKPFIMGLIGGAAGGFFAALFNLQGTGMAITVIPGALLYIYELPSFLLYIITNVIALGVAFTLTWMFGFNDKIKESIDG; encoded by the coding sequence ATGTCTGATGAAAATCGTCAAATTGCAAAAGAAATTATAGAAGCAATCGGAGGCCAGGACAACATTTCATCGGTTGCTCACTGTGCCACAAGACTTCGAATTATGCTTAAGGACAAAGAAAAAGCAAGTCAAGAGAAAGTGGAGGAAATAGATAAGGTTAAAGGTGCCTTTTATAATGCCGGTCAATTTCAAATCATTTTTGGAACCGGTACAGTTAACCGTATTTATGAACAAGTCATTGGTTTAGGGGCACCAGAGTCCTCAACTTCAGAGCAAAAAAATGAAGCGAAGAAACAAGGGACGCCAATTCAGCGGATGTTACGTACGTTCGGAGATATATTTGTTCCTATCATTCCAGTCCTCGTTGCAACCGGTTTATTTATGGGACTTAGGGGGTTAATTACCCGACCAGAAATTCTCGGATTATTTGGAACAACACCTGACGACATTCCAGCGAACTTCTTATTATATACTCAAGTGTTAACAGATACAGCGTTTGCATTTTTGCCAGCTCTTATCGCCTGGTCAACATTCCGTGTATTCGGTGGAAGTCCTGTTTTAGGGATTGTACTCGGTCTTATGCTCGTAAATCCGGGGTTGCCAAATGCCTATGAGGTAGGTGAAGGGGAAGCCAATCCACTGATGTTTTTAGGATTCATTCCGGTTATTGGTTATCAAGGGTCTGTTTTGCCAGCATTTATTGCCGGTATTCTCGGTGCAAAATTGGAGAAATGGTTAAGACAAAGAATTCCAGAAGCGTTAGACTTAATTCTTACACCGTTTCTTACGTTGTTAATCATGATCACAGCGGCGTTATTTATCATAGGTCCAATTTTTTCCTTTGTAGAGAGTGGTATCATGGCAGGGACTCTTGTTGTACTTGAGTTGCCACTTGGCTTAAGCGGTTTGATTGTCGGCGGACTTCACCAAGTCATTGTCATTACCGGAGTACATCATATATTTAATTTATTGGAGATCCAATTAATAAACCAAAATGATTTAAATCCATTTAATGCACTTATTACTGCAGCGATTGCTGCACAAGGTGGGGCAACACTTGCAGTTGGTCTCAAGACAAAATCAAAGAAACTAAAAGCATTGGCATTGCCATCATCTTTTTCAGCTTTCTTAGGTATTACAGAGCCAGCAATTTTTGGTGTAAACCTACGGTATATTAAACCGTTTATTATGGGGTTGATTGGTGGAGCTGCCGGTGGTTTCTTTGCAGCCTTGTTTAACTTACAAGGAACAGGCATGGCTATAACTGTTATTCCAGGAGCTTTACTATATATTTACGAACTACCAAGTTTCCTTCTTTATATTATTACTAACGTGATTGCGCTTGGCGTTGCTTTTACTCTAACGTGGATGTTTGGATTCAATGATAAAATTAAAGAGTCGATTGACGGTTAA